TTAAACCGTGTATGCTCCGACCTGGAGAATTATATCGGGGATACAGCGATTGCATTGGCTCAGATTTCCGATAATCATTTCTTTATGGAGACCAGGAAGGAATATGCGGCTTCCATGGTAACCGGTTTTATCCGTTTAAATGGCATGACAGTGGGCTGTGTTGCAAACAGAACGGAATCCTATAATGAAAGCGGCATTAAGACAGGGGAATATGATGCTCTCTTAAGCGGGCAGGGCTGTGAAAAGGCTGCAAGATTTATTCATTTCTGTGATGCATTCAATATTCCGGTACTTACCCTTGTAAATGTAAAAGGGTATGAATCAACCAAATGCTCTGAGAAAAAGATTGCCAGGGCGGCTGCAGGGCTTACCTATGCCTTTGCCAATGCCACAGTCCCAAAGGTAACGGTTATTCTTGGGCAGGCCCTTGGAACCGCCTATCTGACCATGAACAGCAAGTCCATTGGAGCAGATATAGTTTATGCCTGGCCGTCGGCCTGTATCGGCATGATGGAACCGGCTGAAGCGGTAAAGATCATGTATGCGGATGAGATTGCAAAGGCTGAGGATGGAAAAGCATTGATCAGCGATCAGGCAGAAAACTACAGGCAACTTCAGTCCAGTGCCGTTTCTGCGGCAAAGAGAGGATATGTTGATGATATCATAGATGCCAGCGAAACAAGAGCACGGGTCATAGCGGCATTTGAGATGCTGTTCACAAAGAGAGAGGATCGTCCGGCAAAAAAACATGGCACGATTTAGAATGAGGTGACAGGTATATGAAACTGAATATGAAACGAGTAGCATTGGGACTTATTATGGCAGCCTGCCTCTTTTCATTATCTGCATGCAGCAAAGCCGATACCGCAGCCGAAGAAATCGATGCCAGGATCCAGACACAGATGGAGCAGCTTCCCGGTTCCTTCTTGGAACTGTATACCGGTCTTGAGGACAGCCAGGTTACTGAATTTAAGAAGAACATGCAGTCCCAGGATGAGTATGCTGCCCTGGCTGAAGGTGTGGATTCCTGGGAGAATATAAAGGATGAGCTTGGTGCCCTGGTATCAATCGGCGATACGGTGAAGGTAGAGGCTGTTGATCATGGGTACAGTGCTACAATTAATGCAGTATTTGAAAAGAGAGATATGGAATTTTCCATTACAACGGATTCAAAACTAACGAAGGTCACCAGTGTGGCATTTGTACCGGAATATACTTTAGGTGAACGGATGGAAAAAGCCGTGTTCAATACCCTGATGGGAATGGGAACAGTCTTTATTGTGCTGATTTTCATCAGCTGGCTTATCGGCTGCTTCCAGTATATCGGAAAGCTTGAAGATAAGTTAAACGGGAAGGCACAGGAGCCTGCTCCCGTACCCCTCCCCGAAGTTTCTGCTCCTTCAGCAGAAGAGAACGAAGAACTTGTGGATGACTTAGAGCTGGTAGCAGTAATTACTGCGGCAATTGCGGCATCTGAAGGGAGCTCGCCAAGCGGCCTGGTGGTCCGCTCGATCAGACGGGCGCCAGCTGGAAAATGGAAAAAAGCTTAATCAATCAGGAGGATTAACATCATGAAAAACTATACAATTACAGTGAATGGGAATGTTTATGAAGTAACCGTAGAAGAAGGCTTAACCACAGGTGTCCCGGCAGCAGCTAAGATGCCAACTGTACCTGCGCCTTCTGCACCAGCCGCACCAGCTCCCTCTGCACCGAAGGCAGCGCCTGCACCGGCAGCTCCTGTGAAGGCGGCAAACGTCGGCTCAGAAGGCGATCTAAAGGTAGCGGCTCCCATGCCAGGCAAGATCCTTGGACTTAAGGTAAACCCGGGACAGGCAGTGAAACGTGGAGATGTGCTGGTTCTTCTTGAGGCTATGAAGATGGAGAACGAGATCGTAGCACCTTCCGATGGAACCGTTGCCAGTGTTAATGTAGCGATCGGTGACTCAGTAGAAGCAGGAGCAACCTTGGCTACATTAAACTAGTACGGAAGAATCCGCTGTAAAGATAAACAGAGCGGATTTCATATGGAGGGATTAACATGGATTATATAAGTAATACATTTACAAATCTTCTTCAGCAGACCGCATTTTTAAACCTGACCGCAGGGAATATGATCATGATTCTTGTAGCCTTTATATTTTTATATCTGGCTATCAGAAAAGGATTTGAACCCCTGCTGCTGGTACCGATTTCCTTTGGTATGCTGTTAGTTAATATCTACCCGGATATTATGAAGGAGGCTGGACCAGATGGCTCCGGAGGCGGACTGCTGAATTATTTCTTTAAGCTGGATGAATGGGGAATCCTGCCACCCCTGATTTTCATGGGTGTAGGTGCCATGACGGATTTTGGACCTTTAATTGCCAATCCAAAGAGCTTTCTTTTAGGAGCGGCTGCTCAGTTCGGTATTTATACCGCTTATTTTCTGGCTATTTTTATGGGCTTTAACGATAAGGCAGCAGCTGCCATCTCAATCATCGGTGGAGCCGACGGACCGACTTCCATATTCCTTGCAGGAAAA
This genomic stretch from Lacrimispora sphenoides harbors:
- a CDS encoding acyl-CoA carboxylase subunit beta; protein product: MSNSTETSACNRIHALLDENSFVEVGGYVTARNTDFNMTAKETPADGVITGYGTIEGCLIYVYSQDASVLGGSVGEMHARKITKLYTMAMKTGAPVIGLVDCAGLRLQEATDSLNGFGEIYMSQTLASGVIPQITAIFGTCGGGMAVSAAMSDFTFMETKGGRLFVNSPNAIQGNYTEKCNTASADYQSRETGMVDFTGEADDILNNIRTLISILPSNSEDDMSYDECNDDLNRVCSDLENYIGDTAIALAQISDNHFFMETRKEYAASMVTGFIRLNGMTVGCVANRTESYNESGIKTGEYDALLSGQGCEKAARFIHFCDAFNIPVLTLVNVKGYESTKCSEKKIARAAAGLTYAFANATVPKVTVILGQALGTAYLTMNSKSIGADIVYAWPSACIGMMEPAEAVKIMYADEIAKAEDGKALISDQAENYRQLQSSAVSAAKRGYVDDIIDASETRARVIAAFEMLFTKREDRPAKKHGTI
- a CDS encoding OadG family transporter subunit, encoding MKLNMKRVALGLIMAACLFSLSACSKADTAAEEIDARIQTQMEQLPGSFLELYTGLEDSQVTEFKKNMQSQDEYAALAEGVDSWENIKDELGALVSIGDTVKVEAVDHGYSATINAVFEKRDMEFSITTDSKLTKVTSVAFVPEYTLGERMEKAVFNTLMGMGTVFIVLIFISWLIGCFQYIGKLEDKLNGKAQEPAPVPLPEVSAPSAEENEELVDDLELVAVITAAIAASEGSSPSGLVVRSIRRAPAGKWKKA
- a CDS encoding biotin/lipoyl-containing protein; the encoded protein is MKNYTITVNGNVYEVTVEEGLTTGVPAAAKMPTVPAPSAPAAPAPSAPKAAPAPAAPVKAANVGSEGDLKVAAPMPGKILGLKVNPGQAVKRGDVLVLLEAMKMENEIVAPSDGTVASVNVAIGDSVEAGATLATLN